TGTAGATCCCCTAAGttattgttaattattattactattatcaCATGTCGTCTCCACTAAATTAActtttaaacaattaaatttaaattcacttaacacaaataaaatgatattttaaacttacttaacaaaagaattatataagtaaaaattcattaaaaataatacttacaaaatataacaaaattttagattatcgATCGTGTcgaaaattaaatattttggttaacattatatttatatttgagTTAAAACCTCAGtctaaagaaatatttatttgtAATTCCAAATTAAAACAATGGCGGGTGGGGTCTGAATtggaaataaaacaaaaccctCGAACCGAACTGCAAAAAATTAGAAACGTTTTCCCAACTTTTTCCCTCTCCTCACGATTTCGCGTCGTTGTCTTCTCCCGCGGCCAGCGGCGATCGGCACGGCGGCTGTTCCCTTGGTGTAAACTCCGCCCACTGCCAGCATCCATTTACACCAGGTCTGATGGCTCATGTTCCAAatcctgttttttttttctctctctctcgctCTGTTGAAATTTCTCTGAATTTCACTGGCACGTTCTTCTCTTGAGCCGCCACATGCGAAGTCTTTATTATCGACACCTATTTTTACTTACGTCATCTCGTTATTGACTCGGTGCAGATTATCGGTCTGCTCGAACGATTCGAGTAAAGAACTTGGAGGTTTGTTTTGGTGCTTGTTTTAGATGTTCTATATATGCTCTTGGAATTCTATATACGTTGTAACATACAAAGTATAAGTTCATGGAGTTGTAtgagagtatatatatatatgttttcttTTCTAGTTTAAATGGAACGGAGCTACGTGGATAGAAATAAGCTAATTTGTTAATGGTGCTTATCTTTGTTGTTCGACTGTTTTATATAATGTTGAGACGTTTAAGCTTTATCCAGCACTGATGTATGTTAAATTTTCATTTCACGTACAGGAAAGTGAAGTAATATTGAGGGATTTTCTCAATggcaaagaatcaatctgcttTGATTAAAGATACAGTATATAAATTGCAACTTGCACTCTATGAGGGCATTCAAAATGAGAATCAGCTATTTGCAGCTGGGTCTCTGATGTCTCGGAGTGACTATGAAGATGTGGTGACTGAGCGGTCTATTGCAAACCTCTGTGGATATCCATTATGCCATTCTAATTTGCCGTCTGATAACACTAGGAGAGGCCGGTACAGAATTTCATTGAAAGAACATAAGGTGTATGATTTAGAAGAGACATATAAGTACTGCTCTTCTGCTTGCCTCATTAACAGCCGTGCCTTTTCTGGGAGATTGCAAGATGAGAGATGTTCGGTTATGAACCCCGCGAAACTTAAAGATATTCTTAAGCTGTTTGAGAATATGAGTTTGGATTCTAAGGAAAATGTGGGGAATAATTGTGATTCGGGACTTGAAATTCAGGAGAAGATAGAAAGCAGTATTGGAGAAGTTCCCATTGAAGAGTGGATGGGTCCATCAAATGCAATTGAAGGTTATGTGCCGCACAGAGATCATAAGATCATGACTTTGCCCAGCAAGGATGGAAAAGAATCCAAGgatggtaactttttttttcccaaCTTTTTTTCTCTGTATGCCGAAGTTTTATTGTGTTGGTTGTTGAATTCCATATTGGAGAAGATTATACATTCAAAAGATCTTCCTAGCAAAAGGAAAAATGCTCTTAGAATGCTATAATGAAGAAGGGAATTATAGATTTATTTGCATTGGCGGTTAAAGTGAAGTACACCGTCATAGGGTCTAATGCTAAAAGTTTGGTGTTGAACATTGTCTACTATGCCTGCAACTTGCTGTGTTTGATTGTTGAATTCGGTTCATGTCGAATCAAATGCATTATTGGGGCGTCCCTATGAGAAaagttgaagagaaaaaaaaagcattcttagaatacctaagaaaaaagaaaaagaaaagaaagtgaaagTTTGAAACAGTGTATTTATTTGCTCCTGTTGGCTGTTAGTTTAATTGAGTTTTGGTGCACTGTCATAGGTTCTACAGCTAAAATTAAGCCATTGGGTGGTGGAAAGGATTTCTTCAGCGACTTCTCCTTCACAAGTACTATAATCACAGATGAAGAGTATAGTGTTTCAAAGATATCATCTAGTTTGAAAGAGATGGCTCTTGATACTAATTCAAAGATACAAACAGGAGAATTCTGTGGTAAAGAATCAAATGACCAATTTACCATTTTGGAAACCTCACATGCTCGAGCTCCCCCAAAAAACAGTGTTGGGCATAAGGCAAGAGGATCCAAAGAAAGAACTAAAGTATCAGCCACCGAAGAAAGTACTAATAATTTGTCTGATGCTCCTTCAACTTCAAATAACCGCAGCACTAATTTCAATTTAGTGACAGAAGAACCAAAAGGTGGATTCAATGATCTTAGGGGAACTGAGATAAAATCCTCCCTTAAACAACCTGGCAAGAAAAACCTGCGGCGCTCTGTTACTTGGGCAGATGAAAAGATTGATGACACCAGTATGAACCTTCCAGAGGTCGGAGAAAAGGGGAAGACAAAGGAATGTTCCAGAATCACAAGCAATTTGGTAAATTTCGACAATGATAATGAGGACCTACTACGGGTTGAATCTGCTGAAGCCTGTGCAATGGCACTGAGCCAGGCAGCCGAAGCAATTACTTCTGGGCAAAGTGAGGTCTCTGAGGCAGGTAATCTACTCTATGCACGACGGATTGGGGTTAGTTATTGTACATGCTATAAAGATTATATTACTTGTCTGGCGCTGGCCATAAGATGAGTTCTGCTGAAACTAGTTCTAGTTTTCCCTATTTTGTTTTATAAGCCATttagaaatttaatttttgttgtgTTTTCATTGGTTTTTAGCAAATATATATTGTCACCTTCTCTGCATTCTATTTCCTTAAAACGTTGAAACTTCATCCTACCAAAACACAGAAAGTGGCTTTAGTGGTTATAAAATTGCTGTATGAATATGAACTAGATGGTTACTCATATAGTTTTTTCTTCTGTGTTTTGTTCTTTGTAATATCTCTCTAGAAGAGACGtcatattgtttttctttgtgTTCTGTTATTTGTAATATTCAGTGTCTGAAGCTGGAATTATTATATTGCCACATCCAAGTGACGCTAATGAAGAAGCATCTACTGATCCTGTCAAGGCATCAGAACCACATTCATTTTCAGAGAAGTCAAACAAACTTGGGGTATTACATTCTGATCTGTTTGATCCCAGTGAATCTTGGTATGATGCGCCTCCTGAGGGTTTCAGCCTAACTGTAAGCTCCTTCTCTTTTTTTGGACGCACCTTCTGTTCCCAACCTAAATATATCCTTTTTCCCACCACGTTTACCTTGTTTTTTCCAGTTATCTTCTTTTGCAACCATGTGGATGGCAATCTTTGCATGGGTAACCTCATCTTCCTTGGCCTACATTTATGGAAAAGATGATAAGTTCCATGAGGAATTTCAATATATTGATGGGAAGGAGTATCCAAGTAAAATTGTCTCTGCTGATGGCCGATCTTCTGAAATCAAGCAAACACTTGCTGGATGTCTAACACGGGCAATACCTGGACTTGCTTCTGAACTTAAGCTATCGACCCCAGTATCACGTTTGGAGTATGGGATGGTAATGACAAACATTTATGACATTGTTCTTTTCTCTCAATAACTTTTGTTGGTAATAACTGATAATGGAGAACCTACGTTAGTTTGCATATATGCAGAgcttattattgttattatttacttttgttGGTATATATTTAGTATCTGTGGTAGACGGTACCATTCCCCTCGGTACTGGGTCTTGTTTaacttttcctttttgaaaaagaaatagaatCATTTAATTGATTGACGGAATAAGAGGAAAAGCCCCTGCAACCATAGGTGATTAATTAAGAAAGATAAGCTATAACAGGTAAAAGGATTGCTTAGATTTACACCTAAAAAACACAGTAGATAAAACGAAGTCCCTAAAACGATCAAAAGGGGAGAAAGAGTCCCTAAAAAGGGACCACCCCAAATAATCCAGAAGAAAGCACATGTGAGTGCCAACGAAACTCTCTTTTTGATACAACCAAAAGGCTGACCCACCCATAAAAATGGAAGGAGGTCAAAATTTTTATTAGGACACCGGTAGGCTAGCTGCTAACAGAAAACCTCCAATATAATATTTTCTATTGCTGGCTTTCTTTCTTGTAAGTGCACATTTAAGTGGTTTTAACTAGGAGAGACTTCCGTTCAAGATCTCCCAAGGAGATTGCTTTAGCAAATGAAGAAGCGTATTTTCTTACCTTCAGCCAGTAATTTACTAGGCATTGGTCTTGGAGATTCAGGTTATTGGGAACGCTAAAGGATTATAGCTATAGACCTTGCTGTACTCTGGAAATGGTTGCAGTGATCGACTATTGTGCTTTCCATGGCACAAGGAGATTAGAAAGTTGATGATTTTAGATTGCCTTGCAGGGAACTGTGCTGTCTACTTCTCCTGCTTTATTTTTAGGGGAGGGGAGGATTTGTGGGAGGATTAGGGGGAGGATTCATGGATGTATGGACCTCTATCCCCTGTTTAAAATCAGTTTTTTAGCTCGTGGTTTCTATTCTAATGTTACTATTGAAGACTGGTCTGAATACTGTAtggaatttgaaatttaaaaggCATTCTCATGATTTTGGAAGGTCTATACCACATGAGAGAAGGATACCATACTGTTAATCCAACTTTGCCATATGAGTGACATCGATTCATGTTCTTGTGCAGGCACACTTGTTAGACACCATGACTTTCCTTGATGCTCTTCCAGCATTCAGAATGAAGCAGTGGCAAGTAATTGTTCTCTTATTTATTGAAGCTTTATCTGTTTGCCGGATTCCTTCACTTGCCTCCCACATGTCAAGTAGTAGAAATCTGTATCATAAGGTTTGGCTCCCTATAAATCTCTGCCCTTTTGCTTAGAAACGATTGATTTGTTTCGATCATAGTGTTAGATAAGACGTATAAGAATTACTAAGCATCATTACCGTGAAATATATACTAACCTTTTTCTCGAGGACATAATGATAGATTTTCCTCtttcaattcaaaattcaaaatttgtttctttatattGTTTAGTTCTCGGAAATATGCTATTGTATAGTTTAATGAGAACCGCTAAAGTTCATTTCATGCTCGGTTGCAGCGTAAGTGATTGGTCATGAAGAGTATTTGTACATTATAACTATAACT
This region of Cucumis melo cultivar AY chromosome 7, USDA_Cmelo_AY_1.0, whole genome shotgun sequence genomic DNA includes:
- the LOC103494620 gene encoding putative RNA polymerase II subunit B1 CTD phosphatase RPAP2 homolog, whose translation is MAKNQSALIKDTVYKLQLALYEGIQNENQLFAAGSLMSRSDYEDVVTERSIANLCGYPLCHSNLPSDNTRRGRYRISLKEHKVYDLEETYKYCSSACLINSRAFSGRLQDERCSVMNPAKLKDILKLFENMSLDSKENVGNNCDSGLEIQEKIESSIGEVPIEEWMGPSNAIEGYVPHRDHKIMTLPSKDGKESKDGSTAKIKPLGGGKDFFSDFSFTSTIITDEEYSVSKISSSLKEMALDTNSKIQTGEFCGKESNDQFTILETSHARAPPKNSVGHKARGSKERTKVSATEESTNNLSDAPSTSNNRSTNFNLVTEEPKGGFNDLRGTEIKSSLKQPGKKNLRRSVTWADEKIDDTSMNLPEVGEKGKTKECSRITSNLVNFDNDNEDLLRVESAEACAMALSQAAEAITSGQSEVSEAVSEAGIIILPHPSDANEEASTDPVKASEPHSFSEKSNKLGVLHSDLFDPSESWYDAPPEGFSLTLSSFATMWMAIFAWVTSSSLAYIYGKDDKFHEEFQYIDGKEYPSKIVSADGRSSEIKQTLAGCLTRAIPGLASELKLSTPVSRLEYGMAHLLDTMTFLDALPAFRMKQWQVIVLLFIEALSVCRIPSLASHMSSSRNLYHKVLDRAQIQSDEYEIMKDHILPLGLTAQLSVENDA